The window TCGCCAAGGGGCCGCGCGGCGACAACCTGCAAAAATACGTCAAGGAGTTCACCGACCTCACCGGCATCCAGGTCGAATCCGAGCAGATCCCCGAGCAGCAGCAGCGCCAGAAATGCGTCATTGAGCTCACCTCGGGCCGGCCGAGCTTCGACGTGGTCCATATCAGCTATCACGTGCAGAAGCGACAGTTCGAGAAGGCCGGCTGGCTCGCCGACATGACACCCTTCATGAAGGATCCGACGCTGACCGCGCCCGATCTCGTCGAGAACGATTTCTCGGCCGCCGGCTTGCAATACGCCAAGAACGACAAGGGCCAGATGCTGTCGCTGCCCTGGTCGGTCGACTATTTCATCCTCTACTACAATAAGGAGCTCTTCCAGAAGAAGGGTGTCGCCGTCCCCAAGACCCTCGACGAGATGGCCGCGGCAGCGGAGAAGCTCACTGACACCAAGGAAGGCATCTTCGGCTTCGTCGGGCGCGGCTTGCGCAACGCCAACATGACGTTGTGGACCAACTTCTTCCTCGACTATGGCGGCGAATTCCTCGATGCCAAGGGCAACATCCTGACCGACGGCCCAGAAGCGGTCGCTGCGACGAAACTCTATCAAAAGCTGCTGACGAAAGTCGCCCCGCCCGGCGTCGCTGGCTTCAACTGGATGGAGTCGATGGCTTCGTTCACGCAAGGACGTTCGGCGATGTGGATCGACGGCGTCGGCTGGGCGCCGCCGCTGGAAGATCCGGCCGCATCACGCGTGGTCGGCAAGGTCGGCTACACGGTCGTGCCGGCCGGACCGAAGGGCCAATATTCGGCGACCTATGGCGACGGCATCGGCATCGCCGCGGCGAGCAAGAACAAGGAAGCCGCCTATCTGCTCTGCCAGTGGATCGTTTCGAAGAAGCAAGGCGCGCGGCTGTTGCAGGCTGGCGGCGGCGTGCCGT is drawn from Bradyrhizobium diazoefficiens and contains these coding sequences:
- a CDS encoding extracellular solute-binding protein, which gives rise to MADHKISRRTLLTGTAAAGALSLTGLPARAEVSWKKYAGTKLEVILAKGPRGDNLQKYVKEFTDLTGIQVESEQIPEQQQRQKCVIELTSGRPSFDVVHISYHVQKRQFEKAGWLADMTPFMKDPTLTAPDLVENDFSAAGLQYAKNDKGQMLSLPWSVDYFILYYNKELFQKKGVAVPKTLDEMAAAAEKLTDTKEGIFGFVGRGLRNANMTLWTNFFLDYGGEFLDAKGNILTDGPEAVAATKLYQKLLTKVAPPGVAGFNWMESMASFTQGRSAMWIDGVGWAPPLEDPAASRVVGKVGYTVVPAGPKGQYSATYGDGIGIAAASKNKEAAYLLCQWIVSKKQGARLLQAGGGVPFRNSILNDAEVQSGVKMPKEWLQSVIDSGKISKLGLPVVIPVAEFRDIVGAALTATLSGADPAAELKKANDQYRPILERSEKA